The following proteins are encoded in a genomic region of bacterium:
- a CDS encoding double-CXXCG motif protein, with protein MRFYELAYDVYTSNGDYYMAEEVSERDEIVGSCPAGKGHPCVLRKKEGDEAILTIDIPSPKMLEQDFLCTDYEWDYIIPERVAQLFKEAGFTGYELKPVRINEIKRLRKPMPIPTLWELVIKGFAGIPHPDSGIRLKSWCKECGYLRFLVPFPKSPHLIDTSLWDGSDFFWVCPLQKYIFVTERVKDVIEGNGLKGCRFIPMEEVKLPEKDVGARTTSLLSRLSEEQALSLSKLLNIPLIPKEEIWRKAIPRKDLKGKGK; from the coding sequence ATGAGATTCTATGAATTAGCCTATGATGTTTATACTTCTAATGGCGACTATTATATGGCAGAAGAGGTAAGCGAGAGGGATGAGATAGTGGGTTCATGTCCTGCCGGCAAAGGTCATCCTTGCGTTTTGCGGAAAAAAGAAGGGGATGAGGCAATCTTAACCATTGACATACCCTCACCCAAGATGTTAGAGCAAGATTTTTTATGCACCGATTATGAATGGGACTATATAATTCCCGAGAGGGTAGCCCAATTATTCAAAGAGGCAGGATTTACCGGCTATGAGCTTAAGCCAGTAAGGATAAATGAGATAAAGAGGCTAAGAAAACCAATGCCTATTCCAACCTTATGGGAGCTAGTTATTAAAGGATTTGCTGGTATTCCCCATCCTGATTCTGGAATAAGGCTTAAGAGTTGGTGCAAAGAGTGTGGCTATCTAAGATTTTTAGTCCCTTTTCCCAAATCCCCTCATCTAATTGACACCTCCCTCTGGGATGGCTCAGATTTCTTCTGGGTTTGTCCTCTTCAGAAGTATATCTTTGTAACCGAAAGGGTAAAGGATGTGATTGAAGGGAATGGATTAAAGGGATGTAGATTTATTCCTATGGAGGAGGTGAAGCTTCCTGAAAAAGATGTAGGAGCAAGAACTACTTCTCTACTTTCCCGTCTTTCAGAAGAACAGGCTCTATCCTTGAGCAAATTATTAAACATCCCCCTTATCCCAAAAGAGGAAATCTGGAGAAAAGCCATCCCAAGAAAAGACCTTAAAGGAAAGGGGAAGTAA